GATACAATTGTCCCTCAAATAatggagaaaaaaaaacgtGGTAGACCACGTGGATCATTaacatctaaaaataaatctacTGATTCATTACTTGCAAAAAATAATGACAATTTAATGGAAAAAATACTTGGatcattttcaaaaattattccagtaaaaaaaaagcgtGGTAGGccatgtaaaataaatttatcacaGGTACCagcaaataatattttacctACCACGGATAATGATGAGAAAGACAATCCACTTAACTTAAGTCACACAGAAACACAAGAACATgatattaagaaaattgaAAATGTATCAAATACTTCAAAATCACAGGAagtatttcttttaaaagaagaagaaaataCTGAAGAGACAGAAACTTTTatgacaaaaaatttatctaaaacAGATGGtccaaatttaaaatgtagtAATGCTCAGAATATTtacaacaataaaaataattttcaaaataaagaGGGAAATTTAGCTGttgaacaaaaaaattcaattaatGATACTACTGTTGTCGTTACATTATCCTCTGATGGAACATATGCTATATCAGGTAACTTACCAAAAATgccaaaaattttaatttgtaatggagttattgaaaattctaatgaatgtattaaaattcctatacaattaataattaataatcaaTCAGGAAATATAAATTCTGAAATGACACCAATAACATTGAGTCCGGAAAATCTAAGTAGATCAGAATCATTACCTTTTGGATCTGATTCTAATCAAATAAATGAATCAACCACCTCTGCTAGGAATAATTCTTTCTCATTAAATACTGAGAATCATTcaaatattactattaaaaaatcatcTTCAAATTCTTGttttgatgataaaaaagatgCCTTGTCTACTAAATTAATTCATAATGAATCAATAATATCATCAGATCAaggtaataatttaattccTTGCATGACTAAAAATTTCATATCTCCTACCTCAATATCTGGCCTTGAAGAGGAATACGACGACAGACCAGAAGTATTTAAACCGTTTATGCCAAAATCAGTTTTACCAATCAACATTACTTCATTAAGAGATGACTCCTTATATGATCGAAAAGGTAGGGCTTCATCTTTACCGCCTTTAAGCAGCCCTAAGTAATCTGATACTGATATATaccaattaataaataaaacttaatCTTTTTCCTTTTGTTAAAGTACATAAAACatctaattttttctttaaaaattttttatttaatatcgAGTAAaacaatcaaaaattatttttttagtatagaATATAGTTACAGTTATATATACCTGTTAACTATTTTCATCAAAGACTATTAACATTGatggaagaaaaaaaatgtagatatataaaaaaaaacaagagAGAATAATTTACCATTAGAAATGAATCACTATTTTTAAGCATACAATTTgatatttacaatataaaaaaaaatgtcgtGTAAAGATGTTTTCTCTACACATATTAAATGTCTTTTtctaaagatattttaattctCTCCTTGCCCGCTGTCTTCGTCGCTTTCTTCAAAATCGTCATcatctataaataaaaaaaaattaattattagttaaaaaaaaaaataattatcaataacATACCTGAATACCCGTAATCATCGTAATGATCATAATCATCATCCATATCGATCATGTCACCAGCATCATTTTCGGGTAACTTTGGTTTTACAATATACTCCTCCACAGTCTCCGGAACAATaataccattttttttagcaTCTTCCTTTGACAATTCAActtgttttttaataatcctAGCATACTCGTCATCTGCACCTTTGCTATCTTTccattttttatacattacaGAGGCATCAACATTTGCTGGACTACTTGTATTTGGTTCATTAAGTAATGATATAACACTCATCATAATAGTTCTTACATTTTGTGTTGGATTCCATCTTTCTGACGGTAATTCACCTGACTGAGGATCATTAACTGGAGGATGGAGAATAGAAATACAAAGATCACCATTATCATATACATTTGGATgccatattttatttaaaaatttaaatgttggTGGTGAGTAAGGATAATTGTTAGGAAATCTTATTTGAGCACGAAAATATCCTCCCTGGTAAATTGTATTAGGTGGACCAAAAATACCAACTGTCCATATAAGGAGATTATCCTCATTAGGTGTTATATGAAATCCTTCAGTTGGTTCATTTTGAAGTTTCTTTAACTCTAAAGAAAGTGCCTTGACAGCTGATGCTGCATATGTATTGACTGTTGATCCAGAACCAGAATTGTAAGATACACtcatattataatttgtgctaaaatattttatatataatgatcttaaaaaaaaaaaataaaaaagttaaataaaatgataactattattattaaaaaaaattaaatataataacgAAACGATGActgaatttaaaatatataaatataggCAAAAGTACATAtagcaataaaaaaaattatacaaataatttaaaagaatgttttgttttataaaataaagccATAATCAAATCattgttttgtttttttttttgtccaTAAAAATGTCAAATTAACCTTTTAATAGATATCATAGTTATAAATGAGAATGTAATTTCATTGGAGATAATAATTTGAACCCTAAACTTAatgttttttctttaaaatttaaaatgcaaaaaattttgataattttatgttttattgtttataaaaataggtAGACAAAAAGATATGTGAGATgcttaaaatttattgtattaaaaaaatataagtcTACAAgataattcaatttttttggAGTATTGTTTATAcagtaattattttaaaaataaaacagaATTTATACCTAATTTagtatgataaaattatttaactttaGGAGAATTATCTGAAttggaaaaatataaattaacttGTAAAGGTCCATGgaaaaaagtttcaaaataattatgtaaaatttgcatcaaaaaaaattatttataatgaatgaaaaaatttaaaattggtTAGAGAAccatttttcaatttaaaaaaaaaattaaatattttattggtaaattaaaaaaataaatttttaatcattcaAAGTCTAGAAAGATTCCAACCTTGACAAAAGaattaagtaaaataaataaaataatgaattagtAGATAATTTAcgatatcattattaaaggcattaaaaataaaattctttaagGTGTCTATCAATGAAAAAACtaggaaaaaaaagtactaGAAGTTagtgataatattataaaaacaatcttaaatagataaatttaattcaattgtcaacttttattatttttttctgttCAGTGAGTTAAAAATCAAAgaaaatcaattttatataataatccATCACACAAAcattatgatatattttaatatatttcaagggcatatttataaagaaagaaatttcaatattttgaaagtttaaaaaattgtagtTAGGCATAATAAAGTATACgactttaataaataaaatactgatcgctattttattttaaaaaaaaaatttcttaagaAAAATGaggataatttttttaactaaaaaaaaatgtattacaAGGAAAGTTAAATCTCTTTGttcttaatataaataaaccTGATAAAATTGATTTCAAGATATGTAtactaaataaaatgttaagtTTATCTATTGTCTTACATTGCACAGTAATCGGTTTTTTCttagttaaatatatttttttttatctaatattaatttaaaacatgAGTCAATATGACATAATCAGTTGgacaatatattaaaaataaaaaaaatttgttgataaatttcttttattggaaaaaattaaaataaaaggaagtgtgattctttaaataaatctcAGCCCAAAAACGTGATGccttatataatattattgaatcTAGTTGTaaaatctttataataaaaatatttaataaattaaaaaacacaCTTACCAATAAATGAATTATACTTATAAAACACTTCAGtacaattaatataattttttaaaaaaaataatataaacatagttataatataagaaaaaaaaaagatagtaTAACATATGGTGATCAGTTggtaaatgaatattttgaCTTAAGGAGtactttatcatttttattcaagatatattttaaaaaaaatatcttgatactaaatatatttatgaaaatattatatatgtcATTTAggagtaaaaataattttagtgaaactatatatatataatcaatTTAAGTAAAAGTGGATGTAACAGATTCCATAATAAGAGACTACCAAATTAGAAATAAGACattattatagaaataaaacCACATTTACACTATActcaattttcttttttaaatgtcaATACGATAAGTAATGCTTTATTTGGAGatgacaataaaaaaaaataatttctaaaagtaatttgataaattaatgttaaaattatttaaacaaaaaaaaattgtccaAAAATTAGTAGTAATCCTTAACTTGAAAtagtatttaaaatgaaaaatatattaattgaaaataaaatttttaaaatacttttttatcatacaTCTGTCAATATTAATAGCAGAAAGATGTTATCTCTGGGTATCTTTTCATTAAATGAtctgttaaaattattcctATCTTACTTGTTATTCATGAAAAAGTAAGTagaataaaaacatttattaagccttttaaattatattttaaaattaataggaaaataaattttcattgtaagtaatattaaaacaatagGAAGTAGTAAAgttttatatctattttattctttatcaTGACATAACTAAAGTTATTCATTATAATgtgtaagaaaaaaaaaagttttggtACCTCTCAGGggttagaaaataaattatatattcattcagtgattttaaaaatattactaataataaaattgtcaCACTGCTTTTTTCTTATTGTTAAGAAGTTGTTAAAATACAAgatgttatattatatatattgacATCACAATATTATAACATAACAAGGTTTATAACCTTGTTATATGCTTTAAAAGATCCAAAGATTTTTAGATACCTGTTTTAATAGACAACAGaggttttaaaaaaaagaatgattaaaaaaaattatataatataactaaGTATAGAAACtacaaatatttctttttttttatatataatattatttattatattactaaataaaatatataaaatgagttgaagtatttttaaattaaaaaaaaaaactaccataatatataacttttaaaatgataataataataaaaattaaaaaataaattatttttttttatataaaataagtaatCTTTGAATTATTGTAATTGAATGACTTTATGAAATAATATCTAAGGAAATAGAAAGTACTTTAGTTAGAAAATgatcaataatattttaaattgactacttatattttcataaaatataaggAAGTTTATGTTGAAGTCAAAAATCAGTCATCAAAAATACATATACTTTGTCAAAATAACAaatgtctttttttaaagaatatcaTAAGATTgaaagtatataaataaaaaggatTTTCAATTGAAAACTAGAAACTTCCATTTTATAACTATACACATTATCATCATCAACAAGACCTTTGTGATCTTCGTCATACCTGAAGTCATATGTTTAACTATAATAGTATGTCTAAAAAGACAAATACcatttgattttattaagtttaataacaaaaatatatacaaaatataattgaaatttttttatatagataaacaaattaaagttgtttttttttgacactttttttttaaataacaaaataatgtaaaatacattagatatttaaataggagaaaaaaaaagttattaacattaataataaaatgagtaaaaaaaaatttattttgaaattgataaaaaaaaaaaagataactaGACAGATAATGATTAAAgagtaataattttaattgaagaaatatttctaaatataataaatttatgagacaaaaagtattgttaaaattgttagaaaaaataatgaataaaaaaaaagaagcaTCAATGgcaaatttataaaataatagtacttttaaaacaatatcaattgttattaagtttttatacaaataaaatattaatcttttgtatatgttaaaagaatatgtcttttttttattgtatttatatttatatgtatttgacaaaaaaaaaagtgtgaTTAATTAAGCGAGACaacaacattttaatatgtatCTTTTAGTGtgcaataatatattatttagaaatattaatataaactaTAATAAATTACACTACTATTACACCTAAAtcatttaatactttttttttctaatgattaaatatattataaatattaaagtaaCACTTTAacttacttttattttatatatattaaataaaattatattaattaaattttaaaataataaaaaagttttataaattaaactGTTACATAATGTATTTGAATATCTAATTattgattaattttaaatacaatatcTTTCTTAACTAGGCTAAtactatataatattaaagtataaaatttagtaatatatggatatatattaagtaatgaaaaaaaaagctaatatatataaacttaaataaaatttatccaTAAAAACGTGTACCCAAGTACAGATATACTCTAATTGACAACaggaaaaataataaatcataagaaacatatgaaaaataatccTTTTAACCGGTGTATTTTCaagtagtaaaaaaaaatattatttaataaaaaatgctgagattttaaaataattatagtgcattttaaaaattatgctACATGATCCTTTATAGTACATGtgacttaaaaaatatatatactttaatatatatatatatacatatgcTTCATCACAAACTAatttaaactattaaaatcttttatcaaattttaaaatattaaacttatttttatgaagaaaatgtaaaattaaataattgtgATTAGGGagctttaaaataaaataattataaaacaataaaagaatagtacatagaaaaataatcattaatattaagttaacattattttcttaaaattaatcaCGTAGATTATtgctttttcttttttatctttttttattttatttttttaaaatcagctgagagaaaaattataaaatactcacaatttttaaaatattgctttaaaatatgagaaagaaaatatatagttgataaaaaataatttgtattgAATTGTGCTCTTATAGTACATGTacataattttgataaactaTTAAATTTACACAAAGagacttttatatattttgtttatatagacaataaaagatttaatttttaagagTTTTACTATTtgtaagaaatatttatatttggataaaatatatgtatatataaaatccAACTGAAACTTTTATCTCAATGAGAAaatcaaattatatttaatttattttctctATTTATTgtctatttaaatttatataataaattatgattattatttctaaacTTAAATCGTATTTACTggttttctttttatcaaaaattaatttatataatttgacTAGTAcaatatatagaaatatattaatatatatataatatatgctttatttaaaaatataaataaagcGGAAACAAATTAGTTTTAGTTTAATTAGAATGAACATATTAATCAtgtgataaatattataaaatattattatataatataaaatataataagagTTAGCTTAAAATTAGGAAAGAAAGAAagaataaaaagataaaatttttgactCTTTAAAGAtagattttattaaaaataaaattgtatagtTCTTCTGaaatatgatatattaaaaactttaattaaGAGGTTAGAAAGTAAGctaaatatttgaataaaatttttcactCGTCCatctatatttattaattgtgaCATTCTGTAGTAATTTAATcaaatcattaaatatatggACTAATCTAATTGTCTGAAAGATcccaaaataataatgagcaaaaaaataaaaaaaaaaaagaagaagaacagacataaaataataattataaatagaaaataaatatttttattatcataataaaagtatataacaaaatttaccCTCACttataaattgttatatcTTATTCTAacatcttaaaaaaaaaagtaccaaagtatatttaaaaaaattctctTGTTCAAAgttatttgttataaaacTATTTACATCAACAATAAGCCACGTgctcttttaataaattgctATTGATTTTTCAATACATAAAAGCTtgtaaacaaatttttttgtactatattaaaaaatattctacaCAATTGAGAGtttataggaaaaaaaaatgatataaaaagattaaatttatctatatttattctgtctatgaaaaatttttattttttctttttttttttgaaataatacttatgattattatattattatactactaatattaaaaggcagacacatttaaatatagatTATTATTTGTCATACTTTGGTCAATAAacagaaaataaaatattgaagaacattaacaaaaaaagtatttttctcataataataataattgataaacataaaaattttttttatctttattttttttttaacttattttcTCTATCaacaataacaataataataataataatttaaacacAATAAGAATTAATGTAAGTTGCTAtggtaattataaaataaatatttgagaaaaataattatatttaaaagaaaacaacaacaataatatgaatatatatataatatatattaatacaatGAGGAATATTACAAACAAGATatcatgtaaaaaaataataaataaataaatgattgaTAAAAACAATTCATGGGGATGATACGGGAAAATGgtgttatataaaattgtcaacttattatatttttttttctattgaaTCAAATGAATTGGAATTAATATTACcgttatttacttttatatatgttattttttttctattgactatattgttatatttgaaaaaaaaaatttttttttaataaatataataatgcaACATTGTTTCTATTAAAAAGAGATGAATGagtacattttaataataatattattgtaattactaacaatataaatgtataatattaaataataataaaaaaaaaacgtttatatcaaatttatatgataaaaaaaattcactgctttataaaaattttctagttatagaataataataaattcaatttaaacattattaaaagaacgatgtaataaaattttatgtctCCTAGTGTTTCATGTAtcaaatagaaataataaaaagcattttattattttacacttaaaagtataagtatgctaaaataatactttttatatatcttttttttttcattgtttatttataataaaaataacaagaTAACAGATATTTTTACTGGTTATTTTCGCTAATAAAtgtgaaaataaaaagatatatatatatgtatatgtatatgtaaacaataacaaaaatgtaacaaaaaaaatttaatttttagtttgTTTGAAGTTaccaaaatttaataaatatatatatattttatttacattctattaaaaaaaaatttatgtaattaGTCTTTGATTTTTAGCAAAAACAATTTggacaaaaatttttaagtataattttatttataaattttttttttaaaaacttgtAAATGATAAGGCATATCTATTTGTAggatgtttttttaatttgtattttcattttttgtaatctttgatatgatataattttagaaaaattattggaaaaaaaaaatttttttattatacagtAAATaggaaaatatttattttacaaatgaagaaaaaataataataattagatCATATTTTTGTCAAAATGCGTCATCATTAATgtatttaacaaattatcACAATTAACAACAGGTTCAATAAAACGTACCGAATTACCTATGTccattaaaactttattaacaCTATTTGGTATTTTAAAACGATTTCTATCAAACATTGGAATGACATAATCATCCTCCTCAGGTTTATAGGGGGCCCAATTTTGAAATGTTGGAATAACTAAACCTTCCATCCTATCTGCAATTGCTGTTTTTTTAGTTTCTTTTACCAATGCAGCAACAGCTGATGATGGATTATATATGACAACATTTCTTGTATTTATTCcatttacttttttctttcctttaaatttataatggGTTGTAAATGGtgaaattttaattgctAATTCCTGTAATTGATGTTCTGTTTCACGGGTTTTCTTTGTTGGTGGTTTTATTGTTGTAAAATAACCTGATAATTTACATTGTTCTGGTGTTAATGGTAAAATTCCCCCATAAGAGTAACGATCAGTTAACTCATGAAGTTTTTTATCCTTATAAACATGTGAAAGAGATTCTTTTCTTTCTTCTTCTATCTTTTTAAGATTTTCTTTTGTTtcatgaataaaaatatgtctAAAAGCTATCTCCCATGCTTCAATTTTTTCTTGTCCAGATAATGAATATATTgatatgtattttttaaattgttctttaattaattctttGCAAGGTTGTCTTAAACTTAAGTCAAACCattctttttctaattctAAAACATGTCCAAATTTATCTtctgtatattttaaaatattaaaagctACATTACGATTTTTTAAACATCTAAATTCAATGTTAGCAGCTGCTAAATATGGTAAAATTCCAACTCTTGGATCTTGTCgtaattttctaaaaactAATCTATATTTATCAGCTCCAAGACATCTTCTAGTAAATTGCATATaacttatataaattaaattaggatcaaaattatattcaGTGTTAGTTagtaaagttttataatactCTTGAGCAAGTTTAAATTCTTTCCTTTCTTCTAGAAAGAATACAAAACAAAAATGgaataataatgaatatttcATTGTACCagtaatcatttttttaaaataactttcaACAATATTTTCAATCTCTGAATAAGCAATAACTTCCCCTCTACTATccattttttcaatataatcTAGATGAAACATTAAAACTTGATAACACAAATTTGGATGTCTACCAAATcgtaataaatattgttcATAAGCATAtgaaattctttttaatctttctaaaggatcatttattttcaataaacaTTTCCTTTCCCAATTAACATATCTTTGCCAAAACATTCTTTGTTTCTTTTCATCAGGTAATTGCGCTCTTTTTGGAACAGAAAATCTTTCATAATCTAGTGGTTTATGAATAGCCTGAAATGATtgcataatttttttaatcttattaTAATCTTTCATTCTTTCTGCAATAAATCTCTCTGCCATTGGCggattaacttttttttcaaaatttgaatattccATAAAAAAAGCATCTATTCCAGTCATTGGAACTTGAAATGCCTTGGCATAAACTTTTCTTATAGCA
This Strongyloides ratti genome assembly S_ratti_ED321, chromosome : 2 DNA region includes the following protein-coding sequences:
- a CDS encoding AT hook-like family-containing protein, coding for MSDNDKISSIGDDLSFNKKDIVKKKRGRPPSKINKDGIKKYKKNNLPQNYLSLCKNNRNGNLKIFKCSQSMTTNLCKNLSTTKVQINSEKKKRGRPRKIPSSTIDIKSPPKFEDSILSLITKNDSENEEDLFIDDIESKTETTLEAQNKLLNLLQKPPSFADYATNIIENNMKQHGKKRGRPRKSDMQNCFSNKMSKVIKNVSDDVIKKNSTILAISKQKDKFSHTKIDEEKSNFNCEQSNKDKLTRKKNSDLPSSNNSEQLNCDQNKITPANTPLPVISENLKNENEKQNTKLSSNESIMESSLLNNQCDINSHLTGKTLSNLFKRDTIVPQIMEKKKRGRPRGSLTSKNKSTDSLLAKNNDNLMEKILGSFSKIIPVKKKRGRPCKINLSQVPANNILPTTDNDEKDNPLNLSHTETQEHDIKKIENVSNTSKSQEVFLLKEEENTEETETFMTKNLSKTDGPNLKCSNAQNIYNNKNNFQNKEGNLAVEQKNSINDTTVVVTLSSDGTYAISGNLPKMPKILICNGVIENSNECIKIPIQLIINNQSGNINSEMTPITLSPENLSRSESLPFGSDSNQINESTTSARNNSFSLNTENHSNITIKKSSSNSCFDDKKDALSTKLIHNESIISSDQGNNLIPCMTKNFISPTSISGLEEEYDDRPEVFKPFMPKSVLPINITSLRDDSLYDRKGRASSLPPLSSPK
- a CDS encoding Ubiquitin-conjugating enzyme, E2 domain and Ubiquitin-conjugating enzyme/RWD-like domain-containing protein encodes the protein MSVSYNSGSGSTVNTYAASAVKALSLELKKLQNEPTEGFHITPNEDNLLIWTVGIFGPPNTIYQGGYFRAQIRFPNNYPYSPPTFKFLNKIWHPNVYDNGDLCISILHPPVNDPQSGELPSERWNPTQNVRTIMMSVISLLNEPNTSSPANVDASVMYKKWKDSKGADDEYARIIKKQVELSKEDAKKNGIIVPETVEEYIVKPKLPENDAGDMIDMDDDYDHYDDYGYSDDDDFEESDEDSGQGEN